Genomic DNA from Chloroflexota bacterium:
CGAGCTGAGGAAGAGGCCTGCACCGCCCCCCGCCCCCGCACGCAGGAGCGGGGGGCGGGCCGCCTAGTCCTCCTGCGGGGCTGCCGTCTCCGGAGTCTCGCCGGGCTTCAGCCGCCACGGCTTCGAGCGGCAACCTGGGCGGTCGTACTTGTGGAACTCGCCGCGCGCGTTGATCGCCAGGCGGATGCTCATCTCCGTGCCGACCGGCTCGATGTGGTGCCAGTGGTACTTCGGCGCGATGACGAAGTCGCCGGTCTTGGCGTGAATCGGGCCGTCGTTCCCCTCGATCCACCAGTCGATCTCGCCGGCCAGCACGATCCACCACTCGTCGTGGTCGTGGTAGTGGGTATCCGTCGGGTGGCCGGGCGGGTTGGCGATGAAGAACGCCTGCATGTCCTCAGACATCATCATCGTCTCGGACCAGGGTGGCTCGCCGTGCATCGCGATCAGCTCGCTGAGCCGCGCGTGGAACTTGCCGATATCCAGCAGGGGCAGTCGGGTGGCCATTCCCCTTCACCTCCGCGCCGTCGTGGCGCTGCACGGCCCGACGTCGGCGGGCCACGCCTGGGGGCGATTGTAGCCCGCGCCCACCATCTCAAGTGCGTGCGACGCACCGGGGCGCTGACGAGAGCCGTGTCACCGGTCTACACTAGACGCTACACCGTGTCAGCAGACCGCGCAGCGAGGCGCAGCCACCCGAACGGCATCGGGCCTGCCCGATCCAGACGCTGCCAGGACACCCTGACACGAGATGGAGAGGACGGCTTCCATGGCAGTAAGCACGATCCGGCGCCCCCAGTCTGACGACGACCAATCCGGCGCTGTCAAGCTCTCGACCATCGACACCGACATCCACCACGGCATTCGCGGCGCGAAGGATCTCATCCCCTACCTGAGCCGCACCGATGCCGACCGCTACGAGAGCTACGGTGTCGGCGGGGGCGGCAACCTGTACGCCTACAACGGCGGCGTGCGAGGGTACCGGGCGGACGTCGTGGATGGGCAGTCGCCGGGCGGCCTGGGGGCGGCGGCCACCAACATCGAGATGACCATCTCGGACCTGATGGACGGCTGCGCCGTCGATATCGGCCTGCTGACGGGCAGCTCGATGTACTCGGCGGCCTCGATCCCGGACGTGGATTACGCCAGCGCCCTCTGCCGCGCCTTCAACGATTTCACGATCGAGCACTGGCTCCAGCGCGACAGCCGCTTCCGCTTCGCCATGGCGATCTGCCCGCAGGACCCGGCCCAGGCCGCCGCCGAGATCGACCGCATCGGCAGCCATCCGCAGGTGATCTCGGTCATCCTGCCGTGCGGCGCGCCGCGCGCATTCGGGCAGCGCTTCTACCACCCGATCTTCGAGGCGTGCGAGCGCAACAACCTGACCGTCTCGCTGCACTTCGCCACCGAAGGCTCGGGGATCAACCCGCCCCCGACCTCGGCCGGCTACCCGACCTACTACGCCGAGTCGCGCCAGTCGCGGCCCGCCTTCTACCAGGTGCACCTCGCCAGCATGATCTTCGAGGGCTGGTTCGAGCGGTTCCCGACGCTGAAGGTCGCGATGCTCGAAGGCGGCTTCGCCTGGGTGCCGTCCTACGTCTGGAAGCTCGACCAGGACTGGAAGGCGCTCCGCTGGCAGACCCCCTGGGTGAAGCAGTTGCCGAGCGAGACCGTGTTCTCGCGGGTCCGCTTCGCCACCCAGCCGCTCGAAGAGCCGAACCCGCCCTCGGCCATCCACCCGATGATCGAGTGGATGCAGGGCCAGAATACCCTGATGTTCGCCAGCGACTACCCGCACTGGGACTGGGACGATCCGCGCGACACCCTGACCCAGCTCGACCCGGCCCTGCGACACCGCATCTTCGTGGAGAACGCGCTCGACTGCTACCCGAAGCTGCGGAACGGCCAGTAGGGATCACGGATGTCACGACACGTCGTCTGCCGGGTGGACGAGCTGCCACCCGGACAGCACCGCATCATCTCGGTGCGGGGCCGGACCATCGGGGTCTTCAACGTCAACGGCGAGTACCACGCCCTGCTGAACCGCTGCCCGCACCGGGCCGCGCCGCTCTGCCAGGGCGTGGTGACAGGCCTGATCACCAGCCCGGCCCAGTACCAGCGCGAGCTGACCCGTGACGGGGAGATCGTGCGGTGCCCGTGGCACGGCTGGGAGTTCGACATCACGGACGGGCGCTCGGTGTTCAACCCGCACCGGGTGCGGACTCGGACGTATGAGGTCTTCGTCGAGACGGCTCCACCGGGCGAGGACGAAGACCCCGACGCCGATGCGGCTGGCGCTCAGCTGGTCCAGGCGACCATCGGCCCCGACGACCCCGACCCGACGCTGGAGACCTACCCGGTCGAGGTGGAGCAGCAGTTTGTGGTGCTGTACCTCGGCCAGTCGAAGCCGGCGGCGCGGCCGGAGTAAGGCCCTCACCCCCGCCCCCTCTCCGGCGCGGATAAGGGGTGACGGTGGTATGCACCTCGCAAGGAGCACATCTGCATGGAGCACGGCACGACGGCGCTCGCGCCACGAGGCATGGATCTCGGGCAGCCCGTCATCGACACCGACATCCACTGCAACGTCCCGAACGTGCGCGCGCTCTTTCCGTACCTGAGCGAGCACTGGCGGGAGTACATCACCTACTCGGCGTTCAAGGGGCCGGTTGACACGGCCTATCCGCGCGGCGCAGCGACGTCCTCGCTGCCCGGAACCAGCGGCCCGGACGGCGAAGCGCCCGGCACCAGCCTCAAGCTCGTCCGCGAGCAGGTGCTGGACCCGTGGAACGTCGAGCTAGGCATCCTCAACTGCACGTACGCCGTCGAGAGCCTGCACAACCCCGATACTGCCGCCGCGATGGCCTCCGCCGTCAACGACTGGATGATCGCCGAGTGGCTGGCCGAGGAGCCGCGTCTGCGAGCTTCGATGGTGGCGCCCTCGCGGGTGCCGGAGATGGCCGCGCAAGAGATCGACCGGATCGGGAGCCATCCGGGCATCGTCCAGGTCTTCCTGCCGGTCGTCTCGGAAGC
This window encodes:
- a CDS encoding cupin domain-containing protein; the protein is MATRLPLLDIGKFHARLSELIAMHGEPPWSETMMMSEDMQAFFIANPPGHPTDTHYHDHDEWWIVLAGEIDWWIEGNDGPIHAKTGDFVIAPKYHWHHIEPVGTEMSIRLAINARGEFHKYDRPGCRSKPWRLKPGETPETAAPQED
- a CDS encoding amidohydrolase, which encodes MAVSTIRRPQSDDDQSGAVKLSTIDTDIHHGIRGAKDLIPYLSRTDADRYESYGVGGGGNLYAYNGGVRGYRADVVDGQSPGGLGAAATNIEMTISDLMDGCAVDIGLLTGSSMYSAASIPDVDYASALCRAFNDFTIEHWLQRDSRFRFAMAICPQDPAQAAAEIDRIGSHPQVISVILPCGAPRAFGQRFYHPIFEACERNNLTVSLHFATEGSGINPPPTSAGYPTYYAESRQSRPAFYQVHLASMIFEGWFERFPTLKVAMLEGGFAWVPSYVWKLDQDWKALRWQTPWVKQLPSETVFSRVRFATQPLEEPNPPSAIHPMIEWMQGQNTLMFASDYPHWDWDDPRDTLTQLDPALRHRIFVENALDCYPKLRNGQ
- a CDS encoding Rieske (2Fe-2S) protein; the protein is MSRHVVCRVDELPPGQHRIISVRGRTIGVFNVNGEYHALLNRCPHRAAPLCQGVVTGLITSPAQYQRELTRDGEIVRCPWHGWEFDITDGRSVFNPHRVRTRTYEVFVETAPPGEDEDPDADAAGAQLVQATIGPDDPDPTLETYPVEVEQQFVVLYLGQSKPAARPE